A stretch of Vigna angularis cultivar LongXiaoDou No.4 chromosome 4, ASM1680809v1, whole genome shotgun sequence DNA encodes these proteins:
- the LOC108330839 gene encoding iron-sulfur cluster assembly protein 1, translated as MMRIAASAKRLLPTPSLEVSPVGVRVLPRLYHERVVDHYDNPRNVGSFDKNDPTVGTGLVGAPACGDVMKLQIKVDEKTGKIVDARFKTFGCGSAIASSSVATEWVKGKQMEEVLSIKNTEIAKHLSLPPVKLHCSMLAEDAIKAAVKDYEAKRASATTDGQGTT; from the exons atGATGAGAATCGCTGCAAGCGCGAAGAGACTTCTTCCAACGCCGTCGTTGGAGGTGTCACCGGTGGGAGTTAGGGTTCTACCGCGCCTCTACCACGAGAGGGTGGTGGACCACTACGACAACCCCCGCAATGTTGGATCCTTCGACAAGAACGACCCCACTGTGGGAACTGGTCTTGTCGGGGCACCCGCGTGTGGCGACGTAATGAAACTCCAAATTAAGGTTGACGAGAAAACTGGAAAGATCGTCGATGCTCGCTTCAAAACCTTCGGTTGTGGATCCGCCATTGCTTCTTCCTCCGTcg CTACTGAATGGGTGAAGGGAAAGCAAATGGAGGAAGTTCTGTCAATTAAAAACAC TGAAATTGCGAAGCATCTTTCACTTCCACCCGTCAAGCTTCACTGCAGCATGCTTGCAGAGGATGCCATAAAAGCAGCTGTTAAGGATTATGAAGCTAAACGTGCCTCAGCAACTACTGATGGGCAGGGAACAACTTAA